In the genome of Salvelinus namaycush isolate Seneca unplaced genomic scaffold, SaNama_1.0 Scaffold2111, whole genome shotgun sequence, the window GGGGCTGAAATAGAATCTACTAATTTAAAGACTTGTCCACATACTTTGAATATATAGCGTTTTCACTAAaatcagtagacagtagatagaacatgatgtattatgggtactagaacatgaagacagactacatcctctctattctgacctcctctgtagacagtagataaaacatgatgtattatgggtactagaacatgaagacagactacatcctctctattctgacctcctctgtagacagtagataaaacatgatgtattatgggtactagaacatgaagacagactacatcctctctattctgacctcctctgtagacagtagataaaacatgatgtattatgggtactagaacatgaagacagactacatcctctctattctaaCCTCCtcaacatgatgtattatgggtctGAAGGTAACCTGGTATAAATGAATAGAGTCTAATGGACAGTATATGGGTCATTCCTAGTTATATCCTGATCTAATACAGGACTGGTCTGAAAGTAACCTGGTATAAATGATTAGAGTCTAATGGACAGTATATGGGTCATTCCTAGTTATATCCTGATCTAATACAGGACTGGTCTGAAGGTAACCTGGTATAAATGAATAGAGTCTAATGGACAGTATATGGGTCATTCCTAGTTATATCCTGATCTAATACAGGACTGGTCTGAAGGTAACCTGGTATAAATTAATAGAGTCTAATGGACAGTATATGGGTCATTCCTAGTTATATCCTGATCTAATACAGGACTGGTCTGAAGGTAACCTGGTATAAATGAATAGAGTCTAATGGACAGTATATGGGTCATTACTAGTTATATCCTGATCTAATACAGGACTGGTCTGAAGGTAACCTGGTATAAATGAATAGAGTCTAATGGACAGTATATGGGTCATTCCTAGTTATATCCTGATCTAATACAGGACTGGTCTGAAGGTAACCTGGTATAAATTAATAGAGTCTAATGGACAGTATATGGGTCATTACTAGTTATATCCTGATCTTtctaatacagtgcattcataaagtgactttttccacattttgttacacaaAAAATaaatctcaatctacacacaattatgacatcacaataccccattatgacatcacaataccccataatgacatcacagtaccccataatgacaaagcaaaaacaggtatttagaaatgtttgcaaattaataaaaaataatgtaAACTGAAATCTCACACTTGTTTAGTGATGAGACATCAACGACCAGTCAGAGATCAAGGTTAAACTTACCTTCAGTATGTTTAATATCTCTGACTGAGGGACTCTTAATGATGAGACATCAAGGACCAGTCAGTGATAAAGGACCAGTCAGAGATCAAGGACCAGTCAGAGATCAAGGACCAGTCAGAGATCAAGGACCAGTCAGAGATCAAGGACCAGTCAGAGATCAAGGACCAGTCAGACATCAAGAACCAGTCAGAGATCAATGACCAGTCAGAGATCAAGGACCAGTCAGAGATCAAGGACCAGTCAGAGATCAAGGACCAGTCAGAGATCAAGGACCAGTCAGAGATCAAGGACCAGTCAGAGATCAAGGACCAGTCAGAGATCAAGGACCAGTCAGAGATCAAGGACCAGTCAGAGATCAAGGACCAGTCAGAGATCAAGGACCAGTCAGACATCAAGGACCAGTCAGAGATCAAGGACCTGTCAGAGATCAAGGACCAGTCAGAGATCAAGGACCAGTCAGAGATCAAGGACCAGTCAGAGATCAAGGACCAGTCAGAGATCAATGACCAGTCAGAGATCAAGGACCAGTCAGAGATCAAGGACCAGTCAGAGATCAAGGACCAGTCAGAGATCAAGGACCAGTCAGAGATCAAGGACCAGTCAGAGATCAAGGACCAGTCAGAGATCAAGGACCAGTCAGAGATCAAGGACCAGTCAGAGATCAAGGACCAGTCAGAGATCAAGGTTAAACTCACCAGTATGTTTTCTCCACTTGTGGACACCAGCTGAAGCTGCAAGAACTACAACAGCTGCTGTTGCTATTGACAGACCAACCTTCCACCAGTAGGTTAATATAGGAAACATGTCATCTgaaacagagaagtcatgtcaaACCATTACAACACTACATATATACTGTACAGGAAGTAAAGCATCATTTATAAATACTACTGAACACAGACCAATAAGGTCATCCCCTAGGAAACCGTCCTCCACTAACTAGTCTAACTAACTAGGGGTCTCAGGTATTTGGGTTAAACAATTAAGACCTCACCTGGGACATGAATCTCTGTCTCCTTCAGGTGGTTGATCTCCTGCTGATTAACTCTACAGGTGAACCTGTTGGTGTCAGTCTGGTCCACGGTGACATGTTGTCTCACAGCGTAGAGGCCCTCTgagtccctgtgtctctctggaGGTCCATCAGCAGGGAGGATGGTTCCAGAACTGTCCAGCCACTCCATCACAGGTTCAGGAAACCAGCCTCCAGAGTCACACTTCAGGACCACCCCCCAGCCTTTGGTTCCAACAATAGATATCACTGGCTGAGGTATAACACCTACACAGATACAAATTAAAACAGAGATCACTGGCTGAGATACAGCACCTACACAGATACAAGATAAAACAGAGATCACTGGGTGAGATACAGCACCTACACAGATACAAGATAAAACAGAGTGAAGGTTTGCTCTCTGATCCCATGTCCCATCTCCTGTCATTGAGCATGGTTGTCAAATTGTATAGCCAccttggaccccaggaagagtagctgctgccttggcaggaactaatggggatccataataaaccccaggaagagtagctgctgccttggcaggaaccataatggatccataataaaccccaggaagagtagctgctgccttggaaggaactaatggggatccataataaaccccaggaagagtagctgctgccttgacaggaactaatggggatccataataaaccccaggaagagtagctgctgccttggcaggaactaatggggatccataataaaccccaggaagagtagctgctgccttggcaggaactaatggggatccaaaataaaccccaggaagagtagctgctgccttgacaggaactaatggggatccataataaaccccaggaagagtagctgctgccttggcaggacctaatggggatccataataaaccccaggaagagtagatgctgtcttggcaggaactaatggggatccaaaataaACCCCAGTCTGAAGGGTTGTTTGTAcagatattttatttaacctttatttaactaagcaagtcagttaagaacaaattcttatttacaatgacagcctaccagggggcagaacgacagattttcaccttgtcagctcggggattcgatctagcaacctttcagttactggccaaacgatctaaccactaggctgggGCGGCAGGATACTGGGTGGTCCTCAGTCTGGAGAGATATTGGGTGGTCAACCCTCAGTCTGGAGAGATACTGGGTGTTCAACCCTCAGTCTGGAGAGATACTGGGTGGTCAACCCTCAGTCTGGAGAGATACTGGGAGGTCAGCCCTCAGTCTGGAGAGATACTGGGTGGTCAACCCTCAGTCTATAGAGATACTGGGTGGTCAACCCTCAGTCTGGAGATACTGGGTGGTCAACCCTCAGTCTGGAGAGATACTGGGTGGTCAACCCTCAGTCTGGAGAGATACTGGGTGGTCAACCCTCAGTCTATAGAGATACTGGGTGGTCAACCCTCAGTCTGGAGAGATACTGGGTGGTCAACCCTCAgtctgggtgtgcaggcttttgatccAGCCCTACTCAAAACACAGACAGTTTATCAATGTCCGGTTGAGCAGCTAATTTCTAAAATGTGGTTTGTTAGAGGAGGACTGGAATAGAAGTACACCCATTATCTCCCCTGGAGGATGGTCGCCCACCCATTATCTCTCCTGAAGGATGGTCGACTGCCCATTATCTCTCCTGGGGGATGGTGGCCCACCCAttatctctcctggaggatggtcgGCAACCAATTATCTCTCCTGAAGGATGGTCGACTGCCCATTATCTCTCCTGGAGGATAATCGCCCACCCAttatctctcctggaggatggtcgCCCACCCAttatctctcctggaggatggtcgCCCACCCATTATCTCCCCTGGAGGATGGTCGCCCACCCATTCTCTCCCCTGGAGGATGGTGGCCCACCCATTCTCTCCCCTGGAGGATGGTGGCCCACCCATTATCTCTTCCTGGAGGATGGTGGCCCACCCATTATCTCACCTGGAGGATGGTCGCCCtcccacttcctgtagttgttgatcagtctctcacgttgctgtggaggaatttactgtagcagcaattactccaaccaaccacttcctgtagttgttgatcagtctctcacgtcgctgaggaggaatttactgtagcagcaatgactccaaccaaccacttcctgtagttgttgatcagtctctcacgttgctgtggaggaatttactgtagcagcaatgactccaaccaaccacttcctgtagttgttgatcagtctctcacgtcgctgtggaggaatttactgtagcagcaattactccaaccaaccacttcctgtagttgttgatcagtctctcacgtcgctgaggaggaatttactgtagcagcaatgactccaaccaaacacttcctgtagttgttgatcagtctctcacgtctcTCTGGAGGAATTTACTAGAAgcagcaatgactccaaccaaccacttcctgtagttgttgatcagtctctcacgttgctgtggaggaatttactgtagcagcaatgactccaaccaagcacttcctgtagttgttgatcagtctctcacgttgctgtggaggaatttactgtagcagcaattactccaaccaaccacttcctgtagttgttgatcagtctctcacgttgctgtggaggaatttactgtagcagcaattactccaaccaaccacttcctgtagttgttgatcagtctctcacgttgctgtggaggaatttactgtagcagcaatgactccaaccaaccacttcctgtagttgttgatcagtctctcacgtctctgtggaggaatttactgtagcagcaatgactccaaccaaccacttcctgtagttgttgatcagtctctcacgttgctgtggaggaatttactgtagcagcaatgactccaaccaaccacttcctgtagttgttgatcagtctctcacgtctctgtggaggaatttactgtagcagcaatgactccaaccaaccacttcctgtagttgttgatcagtctctcacgtctcTGTGGAGGAATTTACTAGAAgcagcaatgactccaaccaaacacttcctgtagttgttga includes:
- the LOC120038223 gene encoding butyrophilin subfamily 1 member A1-like: SSEVQVVGPADRVIALAGDDVILPCFLKPSVNAEEMAVEWTRLHLKTRNVHLYRQGRDFDDDQSPSYKGRTSMFNGEQKNGNVSLKLTNVTLSDTGNYTCFLPTLTIQVKETTVQLLVGVIPQPVISIVGTKGWGVVLKCDSGGWFPEPVMEWLDSSGTILPADGPPERHRDSEGLYAVRQHVTVDQTDTNRFTCRVNQQEINHLKETEIHVPDDMFPILTYWWKVGLSIATAAVVVLAASAGVHKWR